The proteins below are encoded in one region of Nitrospira sp.:
- the alaS gene encoding alanine--tRNA ligase → MGQTADELRQAFLRYFEGHGHRVVPSASLIPQADPTLLFTNAGMNQFKRVFLGEETRPYRRAASAQKCVRAGGKHNDLENVGYTARHHTFFEMLGNFSFGDYFKADAIRFGWEFLTREVGLARDRLWITVYKDDDEALDLWKRIGVAESRILRFGEKDNFWQMGDTGPCGPCSEIHVDQGPSVPGDDRPNGDGDRVIEIWNLVFMQYNQNERGERQPLPKPSIDTGMGLERLVAVAQGKHSNYDSDLFMPILGAIGERTNRQYGADVASDRSMRVIADHLRAISFLIADGILPSNEGRGYVLRRILRRAARHGRLLGVAEPFLHELTSAVVETMGRVYPELQTARGTIQEVTVGEEERFIATLDQGLPLLNDLVDQARSAGRTTLGGAEVFKLYDTYGFPTDLIAEACREHGITWDEPGFQRAIEEQRNRARKSAAFETEEANPMLAGLAARLPASQFIGYERLETDSVVQAILKGDRLVKEAREGEAIEVVLDVTPFYPEGGGQVGDRGVLMAPEGRIDVSETSRPVSSMIVQKGSVRSGVIREGDRVRAYVQVNTRLDAARNHTATHLVHAALRELLGPHVKQYGSLVAPNRLRFDFAHFKPLSTRDLESIETMVNEQIRLNEGVQTQVMGIQDAVAAGALAFFGDKYGDQVRVVSIDTFSKELCGGTHCRQTGEIGLFRIVSETGVAAGVRRIEAQTGVGALTTVKRLEADIRELSDILKVGPTELVGRAKKLAVQLKDKERELEALKLKMAAGTASDSRQNTIHGSHVHVQRTDGLDMNGMRALADRIREKHSSCIVALGGVTDGKVSLLVAVTKDLTGRIKAGDLIKPMAAEVGGTGGGRPELAQAGGKNPEGLDRALEKIFPLVESTLGQ, encoded by the coding sequence ATGGGACAGACGGCAGACGAGCTTCGACAGGCATTTCTTCGGTACTTTGAGGGGCATGGGCATCGCGTCGTGCCGAGCGCGTCCCTGATACCGCAAGCGGATCCCACGCTGCTGTTTACGAATGCCGGCATGAACCAGTTCAAACGCGTGTTCCTAGGGGAAGAGACCAGACCATATCGGCGGGCTGCAAGTGCGCAAAAGTGCGTGCGGGCCGGCGGCAAGCACAACGATCTCGAGAACGTGGGGTATACGGCCCGCCACCACACGTTCTTTGAAATGCTCGGGAACTTTTCTTTTGGAGATTACTTCAAGGCCGACGCGATCCGTTTCGGCTGGGAATTCCTGACCAGAGAGGTTGGGCTGGCACGCGATCGCCTATGGATCACCGTGTACAAGGACGACGACGAAGCCCTGGATTTATGGAAGCGCATTGGTGTGGCCGAATCGAGGATTCTTCGTTTTGGAGAGAAGGACAACTTTTGGCAGATGGGCGATACCGGCCCGTGCGGCCCCTGTTCGGAGATCCATGTCGACCAAGGCCCCTCGGTGCCCGGCGACGATCGTCCGAATGGCGATGGCGACCGCGTGATCGAGATCTGGAATCTAGTCTTCATGCAATACAATCAGAACGAACGGGGCGAACGCCAACCGCTCCCCAAACCCAGTATCGATACGGGGATGGGGTTGGAGCGCCTGGTGGCTGTCGCACAGGGCAAGCACAGCAACTACGATTCCGACCTCTTCATGCCGATCCTCGGGGCGATCGGAGAACGGACGAATCGGCAGTACGGGGCGGACGTGGCCTCCGATCGATCCATGCGAGTGATCGCGGACCACCTACGAGCCATTTCCTTTCTCATTGCCGATGGGATCCTGCCCTCAAACGAGGGCCGGGGATACGTGCTGCGACGAATCCTTCGCCGCGCGGCTCGGCATGGCCGGTTGCTCGGCGTCGCCGAACCGTTTCTCCACGAGCTGACGAGTGCGGTGGTCGAGACGATGGGGCGCGTATATCCGGAGCTGCAGACGGCGCGCGGGACGATTCAAGAAGTGACCGTGGGCGAGGAAGAGCGGTTCATTGCGACGCTGGATCAAGGACTGCCGTTGCTCAATGACTTGGTCGATCAGGCTCGATCGGCCGGGCGCACCACGTTGGGCGGAGCCGAGGTGTTCAAGCTGTACGATACCTACGGATTTCCCACCGACTTGATCGCCGAAGCCTGTCGGGAACATGGAATCACCTGGGATGAGCCGGGATTCCAACGGGCAATCGAGGAACAACGGAATCGTGCGAGGAAGTCGGCGGCTTTTGAAACCGAAGAGGCGAATCCCATGCTTGCCGGCCTTGCGGCGAGACTGCCTGCATCCCAATTCATCGGCTATGAGCGCTTGGAAACCGACAGCGTGGTGCAAGCCATCTTGAAGGGCGATCGTCTGGTCAAGGAAGCCAGGGAGGGGGAAGCCATCGAGGTCGTGCTGGACGTGACGCCCTTCTATCCGGAGGGAGGAGGCCAGGTCGGCGACCGAGGGGTACTGATGGCACCCGAAGGCCGGATCGACGTGAGTGAAACGTCACGTCCTGTGTCGTCCATGATCGTGCAGAAGGGATCCGTGCGGAGCGGCGTGATTCGCGAAGGCGATCGTGTGCGGGCGTATGTACAGGTCAATACCCGCCTTGACGCCGCCCGAAACCATACGGCGACGCATTTGGTCCACGCGGCTCTCCGAGAACTCCTGGGACCGCATGTCAAGCAGTATGGCTCGCTCGTCGCGCCCAATCGACTCCGGTTCGACTTTGCGCACTTTAAACCGCTCTCCACCCGGGACCTCGAATCGATCGAGACGATGGTCAATGAACAAATCCGGCTGAACGAAGGGGTGCAGACGCAGGTGATGGGGATTCAGGATGCCGTGGCCGCGGGGGCTCTGGCGTTTTTTGGGGACAAGTACGGAGACCAGGTCCGAGTGGTCTCGATCGATACGTTCAGCAAGGAACTCTGCGGCGGAACCCATTGCCGTCAGACAGGTGAAATTGGGTTGTTCCGAATCGTCTCCGAGACTGGAGTGGCGGCCGGAGTCCGGCGGATCGAAGCGCAAACGGGAGTCGGCGCGTTGACAACGGTGAAACGATTGGAGGCCGACATCCGGGAACTCTCCGACATCCTCAAGGTGGGGCCGACCGAATTAGTGGGACGCGCCAAGAAACTGGCCGTACAGCTCAAGGACAAAGAGCGCGAATTGGAAGCGTTGAAGCTCAAGATGGCAGCGGGTACGGCGAGCGACAGCCGGCAAAACACGATACACGGGAGTCATGTCCACGTTCAGCGGACCGACGGGTTGGACATGAACGGGATGCGGGCCCTGGCGGATCGCATCCGGGAGAAGCACAGCTCCTGCATCGTCGCATTGGGGGGAGTGACGGACGGAAAAGTCTCCCTCCTCGTGGCTGTGACCAAGGACCTGACCGGCCGAATCAAGGCCGGTGATTTGATCAAGCCGATGGCCGCCGAAGTTGGGGGAACCGGAGGCGGACGGCCAGAGCTGGCTCAGGCAGGAGGGAAGAATCCTGAAGGCCTCGATCGTGCGCTTGAAAAGATTTTTCCTCTGGTAGAATCTACCCTAGGGCAGTAA
- a CDS encoding putative pre-16S rRNA nuclease, protein MAATRVLAIDYGTKRMGMALSDELGWTAQPLETYQRRSLNSDLAHIRNLVEEYAVRQVVLGLPIRTTGELGPEAHAVELFRQHLQAILSVPVVTWDERHTTHSAEAVLLEADMSRAKRKLVIDRIAAAILLQDYLASQDSGVSQAEPQDDDGDPEPHPFTG, encoded by the coding sequence ATGGCGGCGACCCGGGTACTCGCAATCGATTATGGGACCAAGCGAATGGGGATGGCCCTCAGCGATGAGTTGGGTTGGACGGCTCAGCCGCTGGAGACCTACCAGCGTCGGTCGCTGAATTCAGACCTGGCCCATATCCGGAACCTGGTCGAAGAATACGCGGTCCGGCAGGTGGTGTTGGGGCTTCCCATTCGGACCACCGGGGAGCTTGGACCTGAAGCCCACGCCGTGGAACTGTTTCGACAGCACCTGCAAGCGATCTTATCCGTGCCGGTCGTCACTTGGGATGAACGTCATACGACCCACAGCGCAGAAGCGGTCCTCCTCGAGGCCGATATGAGTCGGGCAAAACGCAAGCTGGTGATTGATCGCATCGCCGCAGCCATTTTGTTGCAAGATTACCTGGCGAGCCAGGACTCAGGTGTCTCTCAAGCGGAGCCGCAGGATGACGATGGCGACCCGGAGCCCCACCCGTTCACCGGGTAG
- the deoC gene encoding deoxyribose-phosphate aldolase encodes MMSRKLTTQELAALIDHTVLRADATRADVLRVCEEAKQWGFAVIFIPPSYVVEAVEAVGRSAIRVGIPIGFPLGGHRTSIKVAEALDGVACGARVLDMVINISRLKSGDYDWVRRDMAAVCEATPGAEHKAILETCLLTKEELRIACRLALEAGMDYVKTSTGFSSGGARVEDVRIMKEAVSGQAKVKASGGIRDLPSMLALLDAGADRIGTSAGVDILRGGIGTGLDG; translated from the coding sequence ATGATGTCCCGGAAATTGACGACTCAGGAGCTGGCCGCCCTGATCGATCACACCGTCCTGCGAGCCGATGCCACACGGGCGGACGTGCTGCGGGTGTGCGAGGAGGCCAAGCAGTGGGGCTTTGCCGTCATCTTCATCCCACCGTCTTACGTCGTGGAGGCGGTCGAGGCAGTGGGACGCTCGGCAATCCGGGTAGGGATTCCGATCGGCTTTCCCCTGGGCGGACACCGTACCTCGATCAAAGTGGCGGAGGCGCTGGACGGCGTGGCCTGTGGTGCGAGGGTGCTGGACATGGTCATCAACATCAGCCGCTTGAAGTCGGGCGACTATGACTGGGTTCGGCGCGACATGGCTGCGGTCTGCGAAGCCACCCCGGGCGCGGAACACAAAGCGATTCTGGAAACGTGCCTGCTGACGAAAGAGGAGCTTCGCATTGCCTGCAGACTTGCGCTCGAGGCAGGAATGGATTACGTCAAGACTTCGACCGGCTTTTCCTCCGGCGGTGCCCGGGTCGAAGACGTGCGCATCATGAAGGAGGCCGTGTCTGGCCAGGCCAAGGTGAAAGCGTCCGGGGGAATCCGAGATCTGCCGAGCATGTTGGCGCTTTTGGACGCCGGGGCCGACCGCATAGGAACCAGTGCGGGAGTCGATATCCTGCGTGGAGGGATCGGAACGGGTCTGGATGGGTGA